A portion of the Mesobacillus sp. AQ2 genome contains these proteins:
- the thrB gene encoding homoserine kinase produces MNGLGEPHAAGITARQVFAVKVPASSANLGPGFDSLAVALDLYLELEAERSNRWEVEFLSPSLTDFPRDETNYICQIALKTALMYKQKMPPLRMSVKSDIPLARGLGSSAAAIVAGVELANEFCNLELSLLEKLKIAAGFEGHPDNAGASLFGGVVVGSQIGDEVDLTVLDQIQFDPILVVPREELLTEISRDVLPANMEFQHSVRASAVANQQLAALLTHNWTLAGRMMAADLFHQPYRKELVPFFDDVHEKAIQSGAFGVALSGAGPSILCLAEPGKGDEVGEKMKRCVDGMEILTLKIDRNGCSSSMKKSGFAI; encoded by the coding sequence ATGAACGGACTGGGGGAACCACATGCTGCAGGCATTACAGCAAGACAGGTTTTTGCGGTAAAAGTCCCGGCAAGCTCAGCGAACCTTGGCCCCGGCTTTGATTCCCTTGCAGTCGCATTGGACCTATACCTGGAGCTCGAGGCAGAGCGAAGCAATCGTTGGGAGGTGGAGTTCCTCTCACCATCCTTAACAGACTTTCCGCGTGATGAAACGAATTATATTTGCCAGATCGCGCTTAAAACCGCTTTAATGTACAAGCAGAAAATGCCGCCTCTCCGAATGTCTGTCAAAAGCGATATTCCGCTGGCAAGAGGGCTGGGGTCCAGCGCTGCGGCGATTGTTGCCGGAGTGGAACTGGCCAATGAATTTTGCAATTTAGAATTGTCACTGCTTGAAAAATTAAAAATCGCTGCAGGGTTTGAAGGCCACCCGGACAATGCGGGGGCCAGCCTTTTTGGCGGTGTCGTGGTGGGCAGCCAAATAGGGGATGAAGTAGATCTGACAGTACTTGACCAAATCCAATTCGATCCGATACTGGTTGTCCCCCGGGAGGAATTGCTGACCGAAATTTCACGAGACGTGTTGCCGGCAAACATGGAATTCCAGCACAGTGTCCGGGCAAGTGCCGTTGCCAATCAGCAGCTTGCTGCATTGTTAACTCATAATTGGACGCTTGCAGGCAGGATGATGGCTGCCGATCTGTTCCATCAGCCATACAGGAAAGAACTTGTGCCATTTTTTGATGATGTGCATGAAAAAGCCATTCAGTCAGGAGCTTTCGGCGTTGCACTGAGCGGGGCCGGGCCATCGATTTTGTGTCTGGCGGAACCCGGTAAAGGGGATGAAGTCGGGGAAAAAATGAAGCGGTGTGTCGATGGAATGGAAATTTTAACTTTAAAAATCGACCGGAACGGATGCAGTTCCAGCATGAAAAAAAGCGGTTTTGCCATTTAA
- a CDS encoding YuzD family protein: protein MERKEVEIVVYGAEVLCPSCVNLPSSKETYEWLEAAIGRKYADQPFKITYVDIYNPPADEDKREFAEKVIEEDMFYPVVLLEGKIVGEGNPKLKTIYAELEKYGYISA from the coding sequence ATGGAACGCAAAGAAGTAGAAATTGTCGTGTATGGCGCAGAAGTATTATGCCCTAGCTGTGTCAACCTGCCATCCTCAAAAGAAACATATGAATGGCTCGAAGCCGCAATCGGCCGCAAATATGCAGACCAGCCTTTTAAAATTACTTATGTCGATATCTACAACCCTCCAGCAGATGAAGATAAGCGGGAATTTGCTGAAAAAGTAATCGAAGAAGACATGTTTTACCCTGTCGTCCTGCTCGAAGGCAAGATTGTCGGCGAAGGAAACCCGAAATTGAAGACGATTTACGCAGAATTAGAGAAATACGGATACATTTCAGCGTAA
- a CDS encoding YuzB family protein: MIKPIIEFCISNLASGSQAARAELERDPDLDVIEYGCLGYCGKCAMSMFALVNGDPVVGDTPEELVENVYKYLDENPMF; this comes from the coding sequence ATGATTAAGCCGATCATTGAATTTTGTATCAGCAATCTTGCGAGCGGTTCTCAGGCAGCAAGGGCAGAGCTTGAACGGGACCCTGATCTTGACGTCATTGAATATGGGTGCCTTGGTTACTGTGGAAAATGCGCCATGTCCATGTTTGCGCTTGTAAACGGTGATCCGGTAGTCGGTGACACCCCAGAAGAGCTGGTTGAAAATGTTTATAAATATCTGG
- a CDS encoding homoserine dehydrogenase: protein MQAISVGLLGLGTVGSGVVRIIENHQDKLMHQVGCPVKVKKILVQDVEKERSVKVDPSLLTMDPADIIEDPEIEVVIEVMGGIENTREHMLQALRNKKNVVTANKDLMAVHGSELLTAASENGCDLFFEASVAGGIPILRSLVDGLASDRITKMMGIVNGTTNYILTKMSQEGLPYDSVLKEAQELGYAEANPASDVEGLDAARKMAILGTLGFSMKIDLDDVKFKGITSVTEEDLQYAKQLGYTMKLLGIAVREGNKVEVCVEPALLPSSHPLSSVNNEYNAVYVYGEAVGETMFYGPGAGSLPTATAVVSDLVGVVKNMRLGVNGRSMVTPQYEKQLKDDGEVSSKHFLRLHVHDEVGVFSEVTSLFADHNVSFEKILQMPLKEKGLAEIVVVTHRASLKDYQNILMELRDLRVVKEIKSSYRVEGSVNR, encoded by the coding sequence ATGCAGGCAATCTCGGTAGGACTTCTTGGATTAGGAACAGTTGGGTCGGGGGTAGTGAGAATCATTGAGAACCACCAGGATAAGTTGATGCACCAGGTTGGCTGCCCTGTGAAGGTAAAGAAAATCCTCGTCCAGGATGTAGAAAAGGAAAGGTCGGTAAAGGTCGACCCTTCTCTCCTGACGATGGACCCAGCGGACATCATCGAAGATCCGGAAATCGAAGTTGTGATTGAAGTCATGGGCGGGATCGAGAATACCCGTGAACATATGCTGCAGGCACTGAGGAACAAAAAGAACGTGGTGACAGCAAACAAAGATTTGATGGCTGTCCATGGCTCAGAGCTGCTGACGGCTGCGAGTGAAAATGGCTGCGATCTGTTTTTTGAAGCGAGCGTGGCAGGAGGCATCCCGATTTTGCGAAGTCTCGTTGATGGGCTTGCGTCTGACAGGATCACAAAGATGATGGGAATTGTGAACGGAACAACAAATTATATTTTAACGAAGATGAGCCAGGAGGGACTTCCATATGACAGCGTGCTGAAGGAAGCGCAGGAGCTGGGATATGCGGAGGCGAATCCGGCATCTGACGTGGAAGGGCTAGATGCAGCCAGAAAAATGGCGATACTGGGTACACTTGGATTTTCCATGAAGATTGACCTAGATGATGTGAAGTTTAAAGGAATCACTTCGGTCACAGAGGAAGACCTGCAGTATGCCAAACAGCTTGGCTATACGATGAAATTGCTTGGCATCGCTGTCCGTGAAGGTAACAAAGTCGAGGTATGTGTGGAGCCTGCCCTGTTGCCGTCTTCCCATCCGCTTTCGTCTGTCAATAATGAGTACAATGCGGTATATGTATACGGTGAAGCGGTCGGGGAAACCATGTTCTACGGCCCGGGTGCCGGCAGTCTGCCAACCGCCACTGCTGTTGTGTCAGATCTTGTTGGCGTCGTTAAGAATATGCGCCTAGGAGTTAATGGCCGTTCTATGGTCACCCCGCAATATGAGAAGCAGCTGAAGGATGATGGAGAAGTAAGTTCGAAGCACTTCCTCCGTCTGCATGTCCATGATGAAGTTGGTGTCTTTTCGGAGGTCACCTCGCTTTTCGCTGACCATAATGTCAGCTTTGAAAAGATCCTCCAGATGCCTTTGAAGGAAAAGGGACTTGCCGAAATCGTAGTCGTTACACATCGTGCTTCTCTCAAAGACTATCAAAATATCCTGATGGAGCTGCGTGACCTCAGGGTCGTGAAAGAAATCAAGAGCTCATACAGAGTCGAGGGGAGTGTCAATCGATGA
- a CDS encoding TIGR01457 family HAD-type hydrolase: MKKYKGYLIDLDGTMYRGSERIEAASDFIKRLIAAGIPYLFVTNNSSRTPAQVAKKLRSFDIPTTEEQVFTTSQATANYIYEQKQDATVYVIGEEGIQTAIEEKGLRFAGEEADFVVSGIDRGITYEKLAVGCLAVRNGATFISTNGDIAIPTERGLLPGNGSLTSVIAVSTQTDPIFIGKPESVIMEQALKVLGTAKEETLMVGDYYDTDILAGMRAGMDTLLVHTGVTTKELLKGYDEMPTYTVDSLDDWEV; the protein is encoded by the coding sequence ATGAAAAAATATAAAGGCTATCTGATTGATTTAGATGGAACGATGTACAGGGGCTCAGAACGGATCGAGGCGGCTTCGGATTTTATAAAAAGGCTGATTGCAGCTGGAATTCCTTATTTATTCGTCACAAATAATTCTTCGCGTACACCGGCCCAGGTGGCGAAAAAGCTGCGGAGCTTTGATATCCCAACCACTGAGGAGCAGGTTTTTACGACAAGTCAGGCAACGGCCAACTATATTTATGAGCAAAAGCAAGATGCGACCGTATACGTGATTGGCGAAGAGGGGATTCAGACAGCTATCGAGGAAAAAGGGCTCCGGTTTGCAGGGGAAGAAGCGGATTTCGTCGTTTCCGGAATTGACCGCGGCATTACCTATGAAAAGCTGGCAGTTGGCTGCCTTGCGGTCAGGAACGGGGCCACTTTCATTTCAACTAATGGAGATATCGCAATTCCGACAGAACGTGGCCTGCTTCCGGGAAATGGATCACTGACATCAGTCATCGCTGTTTCCACGCAAACAGACCCAATCTTCATTGGCAAGCCGGAATCAGTGATCATGGAACAGGCACTGAAGGTCCTGGGAACTGCGAAGGAAGAGACGTTGATGGTCGGGGACTATTATGATACCGACATTCTCGCAGGCATGAGGGCCGGAATGGATACTCTGCTTGTACACACGGGGGTCACAACGAAGGAACTGCTGAAGGGTTACGATGAAATGCCAACCTATACAGTCGATTCATTGGATGACTGGGAAGTATAA
- a CDS encoding phosphatidylglycerophosphatase A, producing the protein MLEKKRAIHMTEETARKWLHERGVEIEDIAKLVFFLQEKYHPNLQMDDCIQNVERVLSKREVQNAILTGIQLDILAEQKKLGEPLQSIIETDESLYGVDEILAFSIVNIYGSIGFTNYGFIDKAKPGILELLNDKEKSGKCHTFLDDIVGAVAAAASSRLAHRAANVEE; encoded by the coding sequence ATGTTAGAAAAGAAACGCGCCATTCATATGACAGAGGAAACTGCCCGGAAATGGCTTCACGAACGCGGGGTTGAAATAGAGGATATTGCGAAACTTGTGTTCTTCTTGCAGGAGAAGTATCATCCGAACCTGCAGATGGACGATTGCATCCAGAATGTCGAGCGAGTATTGTCCAAACGTGAGGTCCAGAATGCCATCCTGACAGGAATCCAGCTTGATATCCTCGCAGAGCAGAAGAAGCTTGGCGAACCGCTTCAATCCATTATTGAAACAGATGAGAGCCTGTATGGCGTGGATGAGATTCTCGCTTTCTCAATCGTCAATATCTATGGTTCGATTGGATTCACCAACTACGGGTTCATTGATAAAGCAAAACCGGGTATCCTTGAACTCCTTAATGATAAAGAAAAGTCAGGTAAATGCCATACATTCCTGGATGATATTGTGGGAGCTGTTGCAGCGGCTGCTTCAAGCCGACTTGCACACCGAGCGGCGAATGTAGAGGAATAA
- the thrC gene encoding threonine synthase, with protein MRWRGLLSEYREYLPVNDQTPLLTLHEGNTPLIRLDQLSEQWGIDLHVKVEGANPTGSFKDRGMVMAVAKAKEEGSDTVICASTGNTSASAAAYAARAGMRCIIVIPEGKIAMGKLAQAVMYGASIVSIEGNFDEALKMVRAISENEPVTLVNSVNPYRLEGQKTAAFEICDQLGGAPDVLAIPVGNAGNISAYWKGFKEYNSSRRTGLPRMFGFEAEGAAAIVQGKPIEQPETIATAIRIGNPASWNLAVAARDESEGTIDFVTDEEILQAYSRLASTEGIFAEPGSCASLAGIHKLLKQGEIPRGSRIVAVLTGNGLKDPSTAIDISSISPVLLPNDERIVSEHIRGVVRQ; from the coding sequence ATGAGATGGCGGGGACTGTTGAGTGAATATCGTGAATACCTGCCAGTCAATGATCAGACCCCGCTGCTGACACTGCATGAAGGAAACACGCCACTGATCCGGCTAGACCAGCTGTCAGAGCAGTGGGGCATTGATTTGCATGTAAAAGTTGAAGGGGCCAATCCGACGGGTTCATTCAAGGACCGAGGCATGGTGATGGCGGTCGCGAAAGCCAAGGAGGAGGGCAGTGATACGGTGATTTGTGCTTCCACAGGCAATACCTCGGCTTCTGCAGCTGCATATGCGGCGAGAGCAGGAATGCGGTGTATCATCGTCATTCCCGAAGGAAAAATCGCGATGGGCAAACTGGCACAGGCGGTGATGTATGGCGCCAGCATCGTTTCGATTGAAGGCAATTTTGACGAGGCGTTGAAAATGGTCAGGGCCATCAGTGAAAATGAACCAGTCACACTCGTAAACTCGGTGAATCCATATCGGCTCGAAGGACAGAAAACGGCTGCTTTCGAAATCTGTGACCAGCTGGGCGGTGCACCAGATGTCCTGGCGATTCCGGTGGGTAATGCGGGGAATATCAGTGCTTACTGGAAAGGTTTCAAAGAATACAATTCCAGCAGGCGGACAGGATTGCCGAGGATGTTCGGTTTCGAGGCAGAAGGTGCAGCAGCAATCGTGCAGGGAAAACCGATTGAGCAGCCAGAAACGATCGCCACTGCCATACGAATCGGCAACCCTGCCAGCTGGAATCTTGCTGTTGCTGCCAGGGATGAATCAGAAGGAACAATTGACTTCGTCACCGATGAAGAAATTTTACAGGCATACAGCCGACTGGCCTCTACAGAAGGGATATTTGCTGAGCCGGGTTCATGTGCCTCGCTGGCAGGAATCCACAAGCTTCTGAAACAAGGGGAAATTCCTCGTGGCTCCCGGATTGTTGCTGTACTGACGGGAAATGGATTGAAGGACCCTTCAACTGCCATCGATATCAGCTCGATCTCACCCGTGCTGCTTCCGAATGACGAAAGAATCGTCAGCGAGCATATCAGGGGAGTGGTCAGACAATGA
- a CDS encoding DUF86 domain-containing protein, translated as MYFVDRDQIEQTLEFLDRQIDFFESNGSWETPMEKAALERAAHTMVEAVLDVGNSMIDGFIMRDPGSYEDIIDILDDEKVVTPDMSAGLKKIVLFRKMLVQQYTDVDHGSLIQTFKSELPQLKLFPVKVREYLTNELGPVSAFKK; from the coding sequence ATGTATTTTGTCGACAGGGATCAAATTGAGCAAACATTGGAGTTTTTGGACAGGCAGATTGATTTTTTTGAAAGCAATGGATCATGGGAAACGCCTATGGAAAAAGCGGCCCTCGAGCGTGCAGCGCATACGATGGTGGAGGCTGTTCTTGATGTGGGCAATTCGATGATTGATGGCTTCATCATGCGTGACCCGGGCAGCTATGAAGACATCATCGATATCCTCGATGATGAAAAAGTCGTGACGCCTGACATGAGCGCAGGCTTGAAAAAAATCGTCCTGTTCAGGAAGATGCTAGTCCAGCAATACACTGATGTGGACCATGGAAGCCTGATCCAAACCTTCAAGTCTGAACTTCCGCAACTCAAGCTGTTTCCGGTGAAGGTCAGGGAATATCTAACGAATGAACTAGGCCCGGTTTCCGCTTTTAAAAAGTAA
- a CDS encoding NAD(P)/FAD-dependent oxidoreductase, giving the protein MRNLVILGGGYGGMRVLHKLLPNDLPEDVSITLIDRVPYHCLKTEYYALAAGTISDQHIRVSFPEHPRLQVKYAEVTAINLEENKVELQGNEAVEYDDLIIGLGCEDKYHNVPGADTFTYSIQSIEKSRATYQALNNLPAGSSVAIVGAGLSGVELASELAESRKDLKIKLFDRGNHILSAFSERLSTYVENWFDNHNVEIINNANITEVQKNVLYNHDEPIVCDAIVWTAGIQANRLVREMDVEKDSMGRAAVTAQHNLPGHENVYVVGDCASLPHAPSAQLAEGQAEQIVQVLQKRWKGEEPPESFPPIKLKGVIGSLGKKHGFGLVAERPITGRVARLLKSGILWMYKYHNG; this is encoded by the coding sequence ATGAGAAATCTCGTTATTCTTGGCGGCGGCTATGGCGGCATGCGTGTCCTCCATAAATTGCTGCCTAATGATCTGCCGGAAGATGTATCCATTACATTGATTGACCGCGTTCCTTACCATTGCTTGAAAACTGAATACTATGCGCTGGCTGCAGGCACGATTTCCGATCAGCATATTCGTGTGTCATTTCCTGAACACCCCCGCCTTCAGGTAAAATACGCGGAAGTTACGGCCATCAATCTGGAGGAAAATAAGGTTGAGCTGCAGGGTAATGAAGCTGTGGAATATGACGATTTGATCATTGGTCTCGGCTGCGAAGATAAGTACCACAATGTTCCTGGTGCCGACACGTTCACGTACAGCATCCAGTCAATCGAAAAATCACGCGCTACTTATCAGGCACTTAATAATCTGCCAGCAGGTTCAAGTGTTGCCATTGTTGGTGCAGGGTTGAGCGGTGTCGAGCTTGCGAGTGAATTGGCTGAAAGCCGCAAAGACTTGAAAATCAAGCTTTTCGATCGCGGAAACCATATTCTGTCCGCGTTCTCCGAGCGCCTGAGCACCTATGTGGAAAACTGGTTTGACAACCATAATGTCGAAATCATCAACAATGCAAATATTACAGAAGTACAGAAAAACGTCTTATACAATCATGATGAGCCGATTGTATGTGACGCGATTGTCTGGACTGCCGGAATTCAGGCAAACAGACTTGTCCGTGAAATGGATGTCGAAAAAGACAGCATGGGCCGGGCCGCGGTTACTGCGCAGCACAACCTGCCAGGACATGAAAATGTATATGTAGTCGGGGATTGTGCGAGCCTGCCGCATGCACCGAGCGCCCAGCTTGCAGAAGGCCAGGCTGAGCAAATCGTCCAGGTGCTGCAAAAGCGCTGGAAAGGCGAAGAACCACCTGAATCCTTCCCGCCGATCAAGCTGAAAGGCGTCATCGGTTCACTTGGCAAAAAGCACGGTTTCGGTCTGGTTGCAGAACGTCCGATCACCGGCCGCGTAGCACGATTGCTGAAGTCAGGTATTTTGTGGATGTATAAGTATCATAATGGATGA
- the yutH gene encoding spore coat putative kinase YutH yields MFQKMLKEVYGIFPDSEVSLGRYHGYKQNEGLYLIMDANGAKEQEISELSRIADHMQKAGDRNVSQLLTDKEGRQICEWEGRKYCVLQSRAAPMPEKLRTGRKLARFHARGRQIPFKVEGMNRVGQWKQLWEKRLDQMEKVWSGKLYTEPENDFERMFMESFPYYMGLSENAIQYLADTEIDDKPTKIDHGTVCHERFTNTVWRGPYFVKNPFEWVFDHGSRDLAEWVRERYFANIQTSQPEIKNFLNEYQSLTMLSPFSWRLLYSRLLFPLHYYEAIENYYITQSEQTKRQLEDRLRKYLDQSSDYERFLSHFYQIGDAPVKMAKLPPVEWLLR; encoded by the coding sequence ATGTTTCAAAAGATGTTAAAAGAAGTATATGGGATTTTTCCGGATTCAGAAGTATCTCTTGGAAGATATCATGGATATAAACAGAATGAAGGGCTTTATTTGATTATGGACGCTAATGGGGCAAAAGAGCAAGAGATAAGCGAGCTTTCGAGAATCGCTGACCATATGCAAAAAGCTGGTGACCGCAACGTTTCGCAGCTGCTTACAGACAAGGAAGGACGCCAGATTTGCGAATGGGAGGGAAGAAAGTACTGTGTGCTGCAGAGTCGTGCCGCACCGATGCCGGAGAAATTGCGAACAGGCAGGAAGCTGGCCAGATTCCATGCAAGAGGCAGGCAAATCCCTTTCAAGGTTGAAGGGATGAACAGGGTCGGACAGTGGAAACAGCTCTGGGAAAAGCGGCTGGACCAGATGGAAAAGGTGTGGAGCGGCAAACTCTATACTGAGCCTGAGAACGATTTTGAGAGAATGTTCATGGAGTCTTTTCCGTATTATATGGGATTGTCGGAAAATGCCATCCAATATCTTGCAGATACGGAGATCGATGATAAGCCGACAAAGATTGACCACGGCACTGTCTGCCATGAGCGCTTCACCAATACAGTCTGGAGAGGGCCGTATTTTGTGAAAAATCCATTTGAGTGGGTGTTCGACCATGGAAGCCGCGATCTGGCAGAGTGGGTAAGGGAGCGTTATTTTGCCAACATCCAGACGAGCCAGCCGGAAATCAAAAACTTCCTTAATGAGTACCAGAGTCTGACAATGCTGTCGCCGTTTTCATGGAGGCTTCTGTACTCCAGGCTGCTGTTTCCGCTTCACTACTATGAAGCAATCGAAAATTACTATATTACCCAGTCAGAACAGACAAAGCGCCAGCTTGAGGACCGTTTGCGGAAGTATCTGGACCAAAGCAGTGATTACGAACGTTTTTTAAGCCATTTTTACCAGATTGGCGATGCACCTGTGAAAATGGCGAAGCTTCCTCCGGTTGAGTGGTTATTACGGTAG
- a CDS encoding D-glycerate dehydrogenase: MKPYIYITRKLPEETIVELTEQFEVKMWEHEDIPAPREVLLAEAKKASGMITMLSDKIDEELLSAGENLKVVANLAVGFDNINLKSATERGIVVSNTPDVLTETTADLTFALLMAAARRIVEAADYIKAGKWEGWSPYLLAGHDVYGKTIGIVGMGKIGKAVARRANGFGMDILYHNRSRKPEAEKELGAVYSSFEDLVSKADYVVSLAPLTDETRNLFTADVFAKMKKSAIFINVGRGPVVDEQALYEALKSGEIAAAGLDVFEKEPISTEHPLLELSNVTAIPHIGSASTETRTKMIKLCCTNVKAVLTGDSPKTIVNKEVIQ; the protein is encoded by the coding sequence ATGAAACCGTATATTTATATTACCAGGAAACTTCCTGAAGAAACGATTGTAGAGCTCACCGAGCAATTTGAGGTGAAGATGTGGGAGCATGAAGATATCCCTGCCCCGAGAGAGGTTTTGCTCGCTGAAGCAAAAAAAGCCAGTGGGATGATCACGATGCTGTCTGACAAAATTGACGAGGAATTGCTGTCAGCTGGTGAAAACCTGAAAGTCGTCGCCAACCTGGCTGTGGGTTTTGACAATATCAATCTCAAATCAGCCACCGAGCGCGGAATCGTTGTGAGCAATACCCCGGATGTGCTGACCGAGACAACCGCTGATCTTACTTTTGCTTTGTTGATGGCTGCGGCAAGGCGCATCGTCGAAGCAGCAGATTATATCAAAGCTGGCAAGTGGGAAGGCTGGAGCCCATACCTGCTTGCAGGACATGATGTATATGGAAAGACGATCGGAATCGTCGGTATGGGGAAAATTGGTAAGGCTGTTGCCCGACGCGCGAATGGCTTTGGAATGGATATTCTTTACCATAACCGTTCCCGTAAACCGGAAGCTGAAAAGGAACTCGGTGCGGTCTACAGTTCATTCGAGGATCTTGTATCAAAGGCTGATTATGTGGTATCACTCGCACCGCTTACAGATGAAACCAGAAATCTTTTTACAGCAGATGTTTTTGCGAAAATGAAAAAAAGCGCGATTTTCATCAATGTTGGACGCGGGCCGGTTGTGGACGAGCAGGCATTGTATGAAGCCCTGAAAAGCGGAGAGATTGCCGCTGCAGGACTTGATGTTTTTGAAAAAGAGCCCATTTCAACAGAGCATCCGTTGCTGGAACTTTCAAATGTGACAGCAATCCCGCATATCGGATCGGCAAGTACAGAAACGAGGACAAAGATGATCAAGCTTTGCTGCACGAACGTCAAAGCTGTCCTCACCGGAGACAGTCCGAAGACTATTGTTAATAAAGAAGTGATTCAATAA
- a CDS encoding NifU family protein has protein sequence MTEQQMFEQVQEVLDKLRPFLLRDGGDCELVDVEDGIVKLRLLGACGSCPSSTITLKAGIERALLEEVPGVVEVEQVF, from the coding sequence ATGACTGAACAGCAAATGTTTGAGCAAGTACAGGAAGTATTAGATAAATTGCGTCCATTCCTTCTTCGCGATGGTGGAGACTGCGAACTAGTGGATGTTGAAGATGGCATCGTAAAACTTCGCCTGCTGGGTGCATGCGGAAGCTGCCCGAGCTCCACAATCACGCTTAAGGCGGGAATCGAACGCGCCCTTTTAGAGGAAGTACCTGGCGTTGTTGAGGTTGAACAGGTATTCTAA